From Paenibacillus graminis, a single genomic window includes:
- a CDS encoding ABC transporter ATP-binding protein, translating into MFKALLEPFRHPKLNVGLGVPASFGSPGGRKPKAKAKDWSATLRRIWSYLAKRKAKLVLVLVMVLLSSGLALLGPYLISRAVDHYLEGDGGRTWAIFLVTLAVVYVLNSLTSWLQNIWMIEIAQETVYRMRTDLFTHLHRLPISFFNRRQQGEIMSRLTNDIENISSTLNSSAIQIFSSVLTLLGTVGVMLWLSPLLTLLTFIVVPLMILGMRWITRRTGPLFKERQRNMGELNGFIEETLSGQRIIKAFSQEERVINGFRERNTRIMLSGYWAQAISGFIPKLMNGLNNLSFAIVAGVGGLLAIRGLVTVGVIIAFVEYTRQFTRPLNDLANQWNTLLSAIAGAERVFEVLDEGAEAKDEEAAVPLDHVEGTVKFLGVSFSYDGGADTLQDISFEAKPGEMIALVGPTGAGKTTLIGLLSRFYDPGKGSITLDGRDLSSIRRESLRSHMAFVLQDSFLFKGTIRDNIRYGRLDASDEEVEAAAKLANAHSFIMRMKGGYGRMLSVDGSGISQGQKQLLAIARAILADPSMLVLDEATSSIDTVTEIKIQEGLQALMKGRTSFVIAHRLGTIRAADRILVLQGGRLVQQGSHEELLQEGGLYSELVRGSSDSAAG; encoded by the coding sequence ATGTTCAAAGCATTACTTGAGCCTTTTCGCCATCCGAAGCTGAATGTAGGGCTTGGAGTCCCGGCTAGCTTCGGCTCGCCGGGAGGGCGCAAGCCGAAGGCTAAGGCCAAGGACTGGTCCGCCACGCTCCGCCGAATCTGGAGTTATCTGGCGAAACGCAAGGCGAAGCTGGTTCTTGTGCTGGTCATGGTGCTTCTCAGCTCCGGGCTTGCGCTGCTTGGACCTTATCTGATCAGCAGGGCAGTGGACCATTATCTGGAGGGGGACGGGGGCAGAACCTGGGCAATCTTCCTGGTCACGCTTGCCGTTGTCTATGTGCTGAATTCCCTGACTTCCTGGCTGCAGAACATCTGGATGATCGAAATTGCCCAGGAGACGGTATACCGGATGCGCACGGACCTGTTCACGCACCTTCACCGGCTGCCGATATCGTTCTTCAACCGCAGGCAGCAAGGTGAAATTATGAGCCGTCTGACGAATGATATTGAGAATATCAGTTCTACGCTGAACAGTTCGGCGATCCAGATTTTCTCCAGTGTGCTGACCCTGCTGGGCACCGTGGGGGTGATGCTGTGGCTCAGCCCGCTGCTCACACTGTTAACCTTCATTGTGGTTCCGCTGATGATCCTCGGCATGCGCTGGATTACACGGCGTACCGGACCGCTGTTCAAGGAACGCCAGCGCAACATGGGCGAACTGAACGGCTTCATTGAGGAGACGTTGTCCGGCCAGCGGATCATCAAGGCTTTTTCACAGGAGGAACGGGTTATTAACGGCTTCCGGGAGCGCAATACGCGGATCATGCTGTCGGGCTACTGGGCCCAGGCGATCTCCGGCTTCATCCCGAAGCTGATGAACGGCTTGAACAATCTGAGCTTTGCAATTGTTGCCGGTGTCGGCGGTCTGCTGGCGATCCGGGGGTTGGTCACGGTAGGTGTAATTATCGCATTCGTGGAATATACGCGCCAGTTCACGCGGCCGCTGAACGATCTCGCGAACCAGTGGAATACGCTGCTGTCGGCGATTGCCGGTGCGGAGAGGGTATTCGAGGTGCTGGATGAGGGAGCGGAGGCGAAGGATGAAGAGGCTGCGGTGCCGCTGGATCATGTGGAAGGCACGGTGAAGTTCCTCGGAGTGTCCTTCTCGTATGACGGCGGGGCGGACACACTGCAGGATATCAGCTTTGAGGCTAAGCCCGGCGAGATGATCGCGCTGGTCGGACCTACCGGAGCAGGCAAAACCACTCTGATCGGGCTGCTGTCCCGCTTCTACGATCCCGGCAAGGGCAGCATTACGCTGGATGGCAGGGACCTGTCTTCGATCCGCCGGGAGAGCCTGCGCAGCCATATGGCCTTTGTGCTCCAGGATTCATTCCTGTTCAAGGGAACAATCCGCGACAATATCCGCTACGGAAGGCTGGATGCCAGCGACGAGGAAGTGGAGGCGGCAGCGAAGCTGGCTAACGCCCATTCATTTATTATGCGGATGAAGGGCGGCTACGGGCGGATGCTGTCGGTTGACGGCAGCGGCATCAGCCAGGGGCAGAAGCAGCTGCTCGCCATCGCGCGCGCCATCCTTGCGGATCCGTCCATGCTGGTGCTGGATGAAGCGACCAGCAGCATAGATACCGTGACAGAGATCAAGATCCAGGAGGGGCTGCAGGCGCTGATGAAAGGCCGGACCAGCTTCGTGATCGCCCACCGGCTGGGCACCATCCGCGCGGCAGACCGCATTCTGGTGCTCCAGGGCGGGCGGCTGGTGCAGCAGGGATCACATGAAGAGCTGCTGCAGGAGGGCGGATTGTACAGCGAACTGGTGCGGGGTTCTTCGGATTCAGCGGCAGGATAG
- a CDS encoding ABC transporter ATP-binding protein, whose product MNIIFSYLKTYRTAAIAALLMMVIELAVELSQPLLISKIIDDGIREQDNRIVWLWGGVLVVSAAIAFIAGVLSSFFASHASQGFAFDLRDQLYEKVQSFAYAVFSRFPTSSLITRLTADVSQLQDTIFMGLRFMTRVPLVVAGSVIMALVVHVKLGLLLALTLPVLIVFLLWVMKKAAVLFRSVQIRLDGVNSVIQENLTGIRLIRVFVRMNHEIARFAASSGELMKSTVGALRLTETSAPLIMLIVNAGIMLVLWFGRIEISTGNATLGQTVAVINYSLRTIGALSALSWIMATFSRARASSQRIQEVMSADELEAKEMAAVTARKVAPVRGRVDFQQVSFRYPQSDIAVLEDITFAVQPGERVAVMGATGSGKSSLVGLIPRLYEQSSGVILVDGRPSAEMEISRLRGAIGYVPQEVLLFSGTVRENIAWGNPLATQEEIEQAAMAAQIHETVKELPHGYDTMLGQRGVNLSGGQKQRLTIARALVRKPAILILDDSTSALDAVTEGRLLAELKRMSCTTFLITQKISSTVSADLILLLDEGRLIAQGTHEELMESSELYRKINESQHREGVQHVQSIT is encoded by the coding sequence ATGAACATCATTTTTTCCTATCTCAAAACATATAGGACCGCAGCAATCGCTGCACTTCTGATGATGGTGATCGAACTTGCGGTGGAGCTGTCCCAGCCTCTGCTGATCTCCAAAATTATTGATGACGGAATCAGGGAACAAGACAACCGGATCGTCTGGCTGTGGGGCGGTGTGCTGGTGGTAAGCGCGGCTATAGCGTTTATTGCGGGCGTGCTAAGCTCTTTTTTTGCGTCCCATGCGAGCCAGGGGTTTGCTTTTGATCTGCGGGATCAGTTGTATGAAAAGGTCCAGTCCTTCGCCTATGCCGTGTTCAGCCGTTTTCCGACCTCTTCCTTAATCACCCGCCTTACCGCGGATGTGTCGCAGCTGCAGGATACGATCTTCATGGGGCTCCGCTTTATGACCCGTGTGCCGCTCGTGGTAGCGGGCAGTGTGATTATGGCGCTGGTTGTACATGTGAAGCTGGGACTGCTGCTGGCGCTGACCCTTCCGGTACTTATTGTATTTCTCCTCTGGGTGATGAAAAAGGCAGCGGTGTTATTCCGCAGTGTGCAGATCCGTCTGGACGGAGTCAACAGTGTGATTCAGGAGAATCTCACCGGCATCCGGCTGATTCGGGTGTTTGTGCGCATGAACCATGAGATTGCCCGGTTCGCCGCATCCAGCGGGGAGCTGATGAAGTCTACGGTCGGTGCCTTGCGGCTCACAGAAACCTCTGCCCCGCTCATTATGCTGATTGTAAATGCCGGAATTATGCTAGTGCTGTGGTTTGGGCGTATCGAAATTTCAACCGGTAATGCCACACTGGGGCAGACGGTCGCAGTCATTAATTATTCCCTGCGTACGATCGGAGCTTTGTCGGCGCTGTCCTGGATTATGGCGACCTTTTCCCGGGCCCGGGCTTCTTCACAGCGGATTCAGGAAGTAATGTCGGCAGATGAACTGGAAGCCAAGGAAATGGCAGCGGTTACTGCAAGGAAGGTTGCTCCGGTCCGGGGCAGGGTTGATTTTCAGCAGGTCAGCTTCCGTTATCCGCAGAGTGACATTGCCGTGCTCGAGGACATTACCTTTGCGGTGCAGCCCGGAGAACGGGTAGCGGTTATGGGGGCAACCGGCTCAGGCAAATCCTCGCTGGTGGGACTGATCCCCCGTCTATATGAGCAGAGCAGCGGTGTTATCCTGGTCGACGGAAGGCCAAGCGCGGAAATGGAAATATCCAGGCTGCGCGGAGCTATTGGTTATGTGCCTCAAGAGGTTCTGCTGTTTAGCGGCACTGTGCGGGAGAACATTGCCTGGGGCAATCCGCTGGCGACCCAGGAGGAGATCGAACAGGCGGCCATGGCCGCGCAAATTCATGAGACGGTAAAAGAGCTGCCGCATGGCTACGACACCATGCTGGGACAGCGGGGAGTCAATCTGTCCGGTGGACAGAAGCAGCGGCTGACGATAGCCAGAGCACTGGTAAGAAAGCCTGCTATTCTGATTCTGGATGACAGCACCAGTGCGCTGGATGCTGTTACCGAAGGCCGGCTGCTGGCGGAGCTGAAACGGATGTCCTGCACTACTTTTCTAATCACGCAAAAAATCAGCTCGACCGTATCCGCCGACCTTATCCTGCTGCTGGATGAGGGCAGACTGATTGCACAGGGTACACATGAAGAGCTTATGGAAAGTTCGGAGCTGTACCGCAAAATCAATGAATCTCAGCACAGGGAGGGGGTGCAGCATGTTCAAAGCATTACTTGA
- a CDS encoding thymidine kinase, whose product MAQLFFKYGAMNSGKSIEILKVAHNYEEQGKSVLIFTPSLDDRDEVGYISSRIGLRKQAIPIDENTDIFSIVSSNLPKPHCVLIDECQFLSKDCILQLVRIVDELNIPVMAFGLKNDFQNNLFEGSKYMLIYADKIEEMKTICWFCERKATMALRVENGKPVYSGKQIQIGGNEAYYPVCRKCHKNPPL is encoded by the coding sequence GTGGCACAGTTGTTTTTCAAATACGGGGCAATGAACAGCGGCAAATCCATTGAGATACTCAAGGTTGCGCATAATTACGAGGAGCAGGGCAAGTCCGTGCTCATTTTCACTCCTTCCCTTGACGACAGGGACGAAGTGGGATATATTTCCTCCCGCATCGGACTGCGCAAGCAGGCCATCCCTATCGATGAGAATACAGATATCTTCAGCATTGTCAGCAGCAACCTGCCGAAGCCTCATTGTGTGCTGATTGATGAATGCCAATTCTTAAGCAAGGACTGCATTCTCCAGCTGGTGCGGATCGTCGACGAGCTGAACATTCCGGTGATGGCCTTTGGGCTCAAAAATGATTTTCAGAACAATCTGTTCGAAGGCAGCAAATATATGCTGATCTATGCAGATAAAATTGAAGAAATGAAGACGATCTGCTGGTTCTGCGAACGGAAAGCCACGATGGCGCTCCGCGTCGAGAACGGCAAGCCCGTCTACAGCGGCAAGCAGATCCAGATCGGCGGCAATGAAGCCTACTACCCGGTATGCCGCAAATGCCATAAGAATCCGCCGCTCTAA